GAAATTCAAAGAACGCAAAAGCAAAATTACGCGGCCTATCGCTCACATCGAAAACACCGACGAAAACAAAAACGAGCAAAGCCGACTTAACGTTGTAGTATTAACCATAAAAGATTTTTGCCGGCATGGCGCAGGAGATGATAGCGCACCATGGTCGCGGCCGCGACCGGCAGGCTGCCGAGCAAGGGCCATTCGCTGCTCGGCCGCAGCGTGAACCACGCCAATCCTTCCGCAACCAGATAGAACAGCGGCAGCAAATTCACCCAAAGCGCAGTCCAATGCGGCAGGAAATCCGGCGAGGAAAATGCCGGCAAAGGATAGCCCATATCGGCCGGCGAGCGCGCCACCAGATAGAACAGGAACAGCAGAATGAGAATGATTTCGCTGAGAAAGCGCCGGTCGAAGTGATGGCGCAGATAATTGCGGTAGTAGCGCAGGCGGGTGCGAAGCAGGAGTGTGAGCATTTCTTGAACGCTTTGGGGCCCAGTCCAACCGCGCGCGGGTTGTGCCTCGTCAAACACCCTGCCGCGTGCCACAGCGGCAGGGTGGGAGGCGGGATTGCGGTTCTACTCGGTTTTGGCGGTTTCTTCCGGTCGAGCAAGCTGAATGACGGGGTGGGTCTCTGTGCCGATGCCGAACGGCCGCCATTTCGTTTCGTCTTCGCTGCGCAGGCGATGCTTGGCGCCGCCGCGGGCATGAGTCTTTTCGAAATCCTTGGGCTCGATAAGGAGTTCACGGCCTTCCAACAATCCCAGCACGCCTTCCTGGCCAGGCTCGGGCCGGCGCTCGACTTGCTGCTCCAGCGGTTTGATGAGATTCGCGTCGTAAGCATCAGGTTCGGAATAGACCGTGATCAAGCCCTCGAAGTTGCGCAGCACGACCCGGTGTGAGCCTTGCGAAATGAGATAATTGGGCATCACCGGAATTTTGCCGCCACCGCCCGGCGCGTCGATGACGTAGGTGGGAATGGCATAGCCGGAGGTGTGGCCGCGCAAGCCTTCGATGATCTCGATGCCCTTGGCCACCGAGGTGCGCAGATGGCCCGCGCCCTCCACCAAATCACATTGATAAAGATAGTAGGGCCGCACGCGGATTTTCACCAGCTCGTGCACCAGCTTGCGTTGCAGATGCACCGAGTCATTCACCCCTGCGAGCAGCACGCTTTGATTGCCGAGCGGAATGCCGGCGCGCGCGAGCAGGTCGCAGGCGCGCGCGACTTCCGGCGTGATTTCCTTGTGATGGTTGAAGTGGAGATTCATCCACAGCGGATGGTATTTCGCCAGCATTTCGCACAGCTCGTCGTCGACGCGCTGGGGCAGAAAGATGGGAACGCGCGTGCCGATGCGGATGATTTCGATGTGCGGAATGGCGCGCAACTGCGACAGCAGATAGTCCAGCATCTTGGGCGGCAGGATGAGCGGGTCGCCGCCGGAGAGCAGCACGTCGCGCACTTGCGGGGTGTTGCG
The window above is part of the bacterium genome. Proteins encoded here:
- the ablA gene encoding lysine 2,3-aminomutase; this encodes MNGNNGSLARTPRPKIWADVPNEKWDDWRWQLSNRLNSVAELSQVINLTESEKKALSAENLFRVDITPFFACLIEPDSRDCAIRRQVIPTAEELVPFTSMMEDSLAEDRHSPVPGLVHRYPDRVLMLVTTQCASYCRYCTRSRIVGDPSAQFNRKEYDLQLEYLRNTPQVRDVLLSGGDPLILPPKMLDYLLSQLRAIPHIEIIRIGTRVPIFLPQRVDDELCEMLAKYHPLWMNLHFNHHKEITPEVARACDLLARAGIPLGNQSVLLAGVNDSVHLQRKLVHELVKIRVRPYYLYQCDLVEGAGHLRTSVAKGIEIIEGLRGHTSGYAIPTYVIDAPGGGGKIPVMPNYLISQGSHRVVLRNFEGLITVYSEPDAYDANLIKPLEQQVERRPEPGQEGVLGLLEGRELLIEPKDFEKTHARGGAKHRLRSEDETKWRPFGIGTETHPVIQLARPEETAKTE